GATCTAAAAGATATTCTGAGAGGTTTGAATAGAGAGAGTAAGAAAAATGCTGAAAAACTTTTATTCTTGGAAGTAAGAGAAGGGTTTAAAAACTTTGAGTTTTTTAAAGATATGTCTGAAGAGATAAGAAGAAAGATAGAAACTGGCAACTTTAAACTGGCTATTCAAGGTATCTTTGATGTTCAAACAGGAAAACCTGTGCACTATGAAGTTTTACTTAGATTTGTAGATAATGATGGAAACATTGTTCCAGCTTACAAGTTTATAGATTACATATATGAGTTCAGGTTAATCCATCTACTTGACGTTGCTGTTTTAAAGAAAATACTTGAAAATTCAGGTGTTTTCACTTCTAAAAGTATATATGTGAATATCAGTCCTGTTACGTTTAAACTTTCATCATCTCTTTCAGAAGTAGAAAGGCTGGTTGAGGATATAAGATCCAACGGTATAAATATAGGTTTTGAAATAACAGAGCAGGCTATTGTTGAAGATATAGACCTTATAGTGAACGTTATGAGAGGAAGAGATATACCTGTGGGGATTGATGATTTTGGTACCGGTTATGTTTCCTTTTCTAAGTTTATAGACTTTGTAGAGGCTATAGATGTTGAGATACTAAAAGTTGATGGAAGTTATGTTAAAAAGCTTGTAAAGGAAAATTCCTCAGATAAAGCAGAGAAAGTTATTAGGGCTATTATAAGTATGTCCCGATCGCTTGGAATAAAGACAGTTGCAGGGTTTGTTGAAAATAAAGAGATTTTAGAAAAAATAAAACAGCTTAAGGTTGATTATGGGCAGGGATATCTGTTTATGAAACCTAAAGTGGTGGTTTAGCTTATTTAAATATTGTTATTTCCTTTTCAACCACGATATATCTCTTTCCGCCAAGCCTGCCGACGATCCCTTTTTGAGTTTTTAGAATCTCTTCATCATAATGGATAAATACCACTTCTCCGATTACAACAGACATGGGAGTTGCTCCAAGCTCAATAATCTCTTTAACTTTACATTCAAGAGCTGCTGGGACTCCTTTAACTATAGGTGGAGATACGGTTTCAGATGGCACTGTTTCTATTTGGAGCTTTTCTATCTCACTTTCTTCAGGTGGAAAATCTTTTCCCGATTCAACCATAGATTCAAAAAACTTTTTACTGATTACGTTTATTACAAACTCTCCTGTTCTTTTAATATTTCTAATAGTATCTTTATCCGAGCCGTCCTTCCTTTTACCTATAGATACAAAGAGCAAAGGCGGTTTTGTGGTTATTGCGTTGTAAAAACTAAAAGGGGCAAGGTTGACAGAGCCGTTTTCGTTTAATGTTGTTATCCATGCAATAGGCCTTGGAGCAACAGTGTTGAAAATCAGTTTTGAAATCAGTGATTGGTCTGCTGATTTAACATCTGCTTTTTTCATCTTCATCTCCACTGTTTCATTGCCTTTTGAGCTTCTCTTTCAAGGTCTCTTCTTTTTATAGTTTCCCTTTTATCATAAAGCTTTTTACCTTTTGCAAGTGCTATTTCCACTTTGGCCTTTCCTCTTTTGTTAAAGTAGATTCGTAATGGAATTATTGTTAAACCTTTTTCCTGAGATTTACCAAGAAGCCTTTTAATCTCTTTTTTGTGCAGGAGCAGTTTCCTTCTTCTTGTTGGTTCATGATTGAAAAGGTTTCCGTGAGAGTAGGGAGCAATATAAGCGTTAAAAAGGTAAGCTTCGTCGTTCTCTATCCTTACAAAAGAGTCACGAAGGTTTGCTTTTCCTTCTCTTAACGATTTAACTTCAGTACCTTTAAGCTCAATACCTGCCTCATACTTTTCAAGTATCTCGTAATCAAAGAACGCTTTTTTGTTCTTTATCTCTGGAGTTCTTCCGGACATGATAGTATTACTCTCCTCTTTTCTCGGTCTATCTTTTCTACTGTAAATGTGTACTCTTTGTGTTCTTTTAAATGTTTATTTTTAAGATAATCTGCAGGGATAAATCCTGCTATATCGTGTGGTAGTTCAATAAATATACCTTTTGAGGAGAGCTTAGCAACCTTTCCTTTAAGTTTTTCCCCTTCTTTAATAATTGATTCAATCTTTTCCCACGGGTCAGGATGGATTCTTTTTATGGAAAGAAATAACCTTTCCTTTTCTTTATCTATCTTTATAATTTTCACTTTTATCTTTTTCCCTATTGATGTAATTTCAAAAGGTGTTTTAAGGCCAGACCAGGAGATATCACTTTTGTGAACAAGACCGTCAACACCTTTAACATCAACAAATATTCCAAAATCAACAATATTTTTTACTCTACCTTCTACAACTTCTCCTTCTTTCAAGCTTCCCAGAATCTCTTTTCTTTTTTTCTTTCTTTCTTCTTCAATTAGCTGTCTTCGTGATATTACGATGCTCTGTCTTTTTCTGTCTATGGATAAAACTTTAGCCTTTATCTTTTTATCAAGCCAATCGTCCGGCCGTGTTACCGGGATTATGTCAACCTGAGAAAGGGGCAAAAAGGTGTATATGCCGCTTCCTATGTCAACTTTATAACCGCCTCTTACTTTTTGTCTGATTATTCCTTCCACTATCTTTTCTTTTTCAAGGCGGTTGGCGGTTTCTTCCCACTTTTTCAGTGTTCTGACAGTTGATATGGATAAGATGGCATAACCGTCTTCAGTTTCCGGCTCAACTATGGAAACTTCTACCTTATCCCCAATTTCTGGCAGAGTTTCAAACTCTTCTATTGGAACAACTCCTTCACTTTTTCCCCCGTAATCCACAAACACATCTTTTCCGTTTATTTTTATTACGGTACCCTCTATTATCTTTTTCTTTCCCTTTCTTTTTTTAAAGTATTCATCAAGTAGTTTTGCAAAGTCCTCTTTCAACAGTTTCTCCCCCTTTTAAAATAGTTTTGATACGTTCTATAACCTCCTCTATTATCCACTGGGGTGTTGAAGCCCCTGCAGTTATTCCTATTTTTTCTATGTTTTTAAACCAGGATTCATCTATCTCTTCAGCTGATTCAATGTGGAAAGAGTTTCTGTTTAATTTTTTTGAAATGGCGTAAAGTTTACCTGTGTTTGAACTGTTTTTCCCTCCTATTACTATCATCATGTCTACCTGCTGGGCTAATTTTCTTGTCTCTTCCTGCCTTACTTTTGTTGCTTTGCAGATGGTGTTAAAAAGTTTCATTTCTTTGATTTCTTTTGATAGGGAAGCGACAAATTTTGATAGAAGTTCGGAATTTAAAGTTGTTTGACAGACAATTCCAAGTTTTTGAAACGGAGGTAGTTTTTCTATGTCGTTTTCGTTTTCTACGATTACAGGGTCTTTTACATGTCCTGCTATGCCTATCACTTCAGGATGAGAGCTGTTTCCAAGAATACATACAGGATAACCTTCCTTTTCAAGGGATATGGCTTTTTCTTGAATTGCTTTAACAAACGGACAGGTGGCATCAACAATGAAAATTCCTTTTTCTTTTAATTTTTTAATTATATCTGGAGGAACTCCATGAGAGCGTATAATAACTGTGGAGTTTTTCGGGATTTCGTTTATGGAGTCAATTTTCTTTATACCAAGAGTTTCAAGCCTTTTAATCTCCTGAGGATTGTGGATAAGTTCACCAAGAGAGTAAACAGTGCCGTTTTTTTTTGCTGCAGCAATTGCCATGTTAACGGCTCTTTTAACACCCCAGCAAAAACCTGCACTTTTAGCAACTATTATTTTCAACCTGAAGCTCCTTTATCTTTTCCATAATTATCCTGGAAGCTTTTTCATAGTTTTCTTTTGTATCTTCCAATTCTATCGTAAACGGTTTTCCGAACTTTATTTTAACATGAGCCATTCTGGGAAATTTAGCTCCCTTAGGAAGCAGATCTTCACTTCCATCTATTAAGCATGGGATGAGAGGGACATTTGCTTTTACAGCTATCATTCCTGCACCTATCTTGGGTTTTAGAAATTTCCCTTTTTGTGCTCTTGTCCCTTCAGGAAAGAGACAGAGCAGCTCCCCTTTTTTTAAAACTGTTAGGGCGGTTTTAATCGCTTTCAGGTCAAATTTTCCCCTTCTGACAGGGAATCCATTTCCCCAGTGTTTAATTAGTGTTGAGATAAAAGGCGTTTCAAAAAGCTCCGCTTTAGCCATAAAAAATACCGGCCTTTTCATCACAGCATAAGCTACAAGTGGAGGGTCCATAAAACTTCTGTGGTTTGATACAAGAAGCACGGGTCCTTTTAGAGGAATATTATTCCTCCCTTCC
Above is a window of Desulfurobacterium atlanticum DNA encoding:
- a CDS encoding EAL domain-containing protein, which encodes MRIKEKVKSLSKFSPVTVDVAGFVVSISSLEKLKVEDLKDILRGLNRESKKNAEKLLFLEVREGFKNFEFFKDMSEEIRRKIETGNFKLAIQGIFDVQTGKPVHYEVLLRFVDNDGNIVPAYKFIDYIYEFRLIHLLDVAVLKKILENSGVFTSKSIYVNISPVTFKLSSSLSEVERLVEDIRSNGINIGFEITEQAIVEDIDLIVNVMRGRDIPVGIDDFGTGYVSFSKFIDFVEAIDVEILKVDGSYVKKLVKENSSDKAEKVIRAIISMSRSLGIKTVAGFVENKEILEKIKQLKVDYGQGYLFMKPKVVV
- a CDS encoding flavin reductase family protein yields the protein MKKADVKSADQSLISKLIFNTVAPRPIAWITTLNENGSVNLAPFSFYNAITTKPPLLFVSIGKRKDGSDKDTIRNIKRTGEFVINVISKKFFESMVESGKDFPPEESEIEKLQIETVPSETVSPPIVKGVPAALECKVKEIIELGATPMSVVIGEVVFIHYDEEILKTQKGIVGRLGGKRYIVVEKEITIFK
- the smpB gene encoding SsrA-binding protein SmpB, encoding MSGRTPEIKNKKAFFDYEILEKYEAGIELKGTEVKSLREGKANLRDSFVRIENDEAYLFNAYIAPYSHGNLFNHEPTRRRKLLLHKKEIKRLLGKSQEKGLTIIPLRIYFNKRGKAKVEIALAKGKKLYDKRETIKRRDLEREAQKAMKQWR
- a CDS encoding S1 RNA-binding domain-containing protein translates to MKEDFAKLLDEYFKKRKGKKKIIEGTVIKINGKDVFVDYGGKSEGVVPIEEFETLPEIGDKVEVSIVEPETEDGYAILSISTVRTLKKWEETANRLEKEKIVEGIIRQKVRGGYKVDIGSGIYTFLPLSQVDIIPVTRPDDWLDKKIKAKVLSIDRKRQSIVISRRQLIEEERKKKRKEILGSLKEGEVVEGRVKNIVDFGIFVDVKGVDGLVHKSDISWSGLKTPFEITSIGKKIKVKIIKIDKEKERLFLSIKRIHPDPWEKIESIIKEGEKLKGKVAKLSSKGIFIELPHDIAGFIPADYLKNKHLKEHKEYTFTVEKIDREKRRVILSCPEELQR
- the ispH gene encoding 4-hydroxy-3-methylbut-2-enyl diphosphate reductase; the encoded protein is MKIIVAKSAGFCWGVKRAVNMAIAAAKKNGTVYSLGELIHNPQEIKRLETLGIKKIDSINEIPKNSTVIIRSHGVPPDIIKKLKEKGIFIVDATCPFVKAIQEKAISLEKEGYPVCILGNSSHPEVIGIAGHVKDPVIVENENDIEKLPPFQKLGIVCQTTLNSELLSKFVASLSKEIKEMKLFNTICKATKVRQEETRKLAQQVDMMIVIGGKNSSNTGKLYAISKKLNRNSFHIESAEEIDESWFKNIEKIGITAGASTPQWIIEEVIERIKTILKGGETVERGLCKTT
- a CDS encoding lysophospholipid acyltransferase family protein, with product MEPITKTYPWLKRKKAYYIWLKTAGAAIAKLAHLEVEGRNNIPLKGPVLLVSNHRSFMDPPLVAYAVMKRPVFFMAKAELFETPFISTLIKHWGNGFPVRRGKFDLKAIKTALTVLKKGELLCLFPEGTRAQKGKFLKPKIGAGMIAVKANVPLIPCLIDGSEDLLPKGAKFPRMAHVKIKFGKPFTIELEDTKENYEKASRIIMEKIKELQVENNSC